The Nycticebus coucang isolate mNycCou1 chromosome 17, mNycCou1.pri, whole genome shotgun sequence nucleotide sequence GACTTATAAAAATTGTtaatagcagcactattcataattaCAAAAAATATGGAGCCACCTCAGAACACAGTAACAGGAATGGACGAGTAGACTGTAGAATATTTATATAATGGAATGTTATAAAGCAGTCAAGGCAAATGGACTTCAGTGACAAGCAATGTGAATGATTATTAGTAATGTTAGgtgaaaaaaaatttccaaaaagtACATGTAGCATGATAGACTTCCTATAAATTTTAAACACAAGCAAAATAAAGAACAtggggggctgggcacagtggctcacacctttactaacactttgggaggccaaggcaggaggatggtttgaggccaggagtttaagactagcccgAACAAAAGAAAGATGCatatttactaaaaacagaaaaactagccaggcgttgtggcaggtacctaatagtctcagctactctgaagactgaggcaggagtgtcacttaagcccaggtgtttgaggttgccgtgaggtaGGCTgttgacacagcactctaccctgggcaacagagtgagactctgtcttaaagaagaaaaaaatgggactCAGAGTGTTAAGTtacctgggagacagaggcactGAGAGTGGGGCAAACATAAGGATACCTGCAGGTTTTTGTCAagatctgaacttttttttttttttgagacagagtctcagtcaccctggggttgagtgctgtggcatcaaagctcacagcaacctcaaacttttgggaggtgatcctcttgcctcagcctccctagtatgaTAGGGCTGAACGTAGGGACTTGGCCAAATAAAACTGTCTCACTCAAGAAAGAACATCTTGCCCAGGAAGGAATAAATGTGCCAGTCCCTACCCCGGCAACTCATTATATTCCTACCTGCCTTAACCCATGTGTTGACTACTTTTTTGGACTCAGCCCACTTGCACCTGAGTGAAATAAAGGCCACggtgcccacacagaacctggactctgtttcctttccttcctgtcttGGAATAATCTCTCATTTTTGGTCCTTAACCTCTTATTTTGGTGTCAAGAACCGGATGGGGAGAAGCCTGTTTGGGGGGTGAACATACACCGGTTGTCAGAATAATACCTCATTTTCAGTCCTTAACCTCTtagagtacttgggactacaggtgcctggcacgaggcccaggtagtttttctatttttagtagagacgaggtctcactcttgctcaggctggtcttgacctcctgagctcaagcaatccacctgccttggcctcccagagtgctaagattacaggcatgagccaccacaccggcccAAGGTCTGAACTTTTACCTTGAATGATGGCTTCCCGGGtgtttttaatattcataaaagTTAATCAACTGATTAACTGTCTCTATGCAGAGATAGCTGATGAGAGATTAGTAAATTTATGTACACTTGCAGGTCAAGTAAAACACAAGTTCAGGATCATACTCCACTAGGTCATTTGTCTCTCACCTGACACAACACATTCCTTCCTCTTCATGTGGCTAATTCCTGCTAACCCTTCAGCTCAGCTCTAGTCTCCCCCTCTGCATGAAGCCTCCACTGCTTGTTGTGCACTGCTTCATCCCCCTCCTGCCTGGGGTGTCCCTCGTGTTCTCACGGAACCCTGCACACACCACTTTCTATAGTCATCCCTTACGCTATGGTGACCATGCATCTGTGAGCCTAGGGCTCTGTGACCTgggcaaagagtgacagtttgcaGAAAGCACCAGCCAAAGTCTCACTACTCTCACCTTTTAACAACCTTCTCTATCCATCTTGCCAAATCCTGACATGTTTCAGTCTGTAAATCAAACTGGCTCTTTTTTGGGAAGACAGTGAGTTTCCAGCCCTatgtcctcctcctctcctgcctgaaCCAGTTTCCCAacctccatttctttctccaCACTGAGCACCAGAGATCCTCTCAAAGGAGACTTCTCTTCACCATTACAGCCCTTCTATAGTTCCTCCTGGCCTTCAGGATCACTATAGACCCCTTTGCTGCCTACACTAAGGTTCTTGCTGGCTGCCATGGTCTCTCACCCACCTACAGCTGCTATCTCAGGGCCCCTGAATATTCTGTTGTCATCGCCACTCAGGGAAAGCTCTCAACCCTGCACCCCAAAGACAGAGAACCACTATAGTGTAATGTGCTCCTGGACCATGTGCTGCACAAACAGCCCAAGCTCCTGAGGCACCCTAACCAGCTTAAGGGTCCCCAGCTCTGGGGTCTGCACAGAGTGGGCAGCTTCTGTTGGAAGGAGGACTCttgtattcttttatattttacaagATATGGTCTTTTGTGACAACTTTTGGTttgacactaatttttttttttttttgagagggagtctcactttgtcaccctcagtagagtgctgtggcatcatagttcacagcaacttccaactcctgggctcaactgattctcttgcctcagcctcccaagtagctggaggcacccccacaaggcccagccagctatttttagggatggggtcttgctcttgcttaggctggtcttgaactcatgagctcaggtaatctacccacctcagcctcccagagtgctaggattacaggagtgttTCATTGTGCCCTGCTGGATCGAcactaatatttttttgttttttgagacatcgTCTCACTCAGCcaccctgaggttgagtgctgtggcatcatagttcacagcaacttcaaactcctgagttcaagcagtcctcttgcctcagtctcctcagtagctgcttggctaatttttctatttttagtagagatggggttttgctgttgctcgggctggtcttgacttctgagctcaggtaacGATGCTATATGTTTTTTATCTGACCTGGCTGTAACTTCTTCAAGGACGGCATTTTGGGTCTTTGTGCTGGGCACAGTGCTGACTGAGGACAGGTGAGCTCCTAAGGCTATTAGAACCCTTACCCTGTAGCCTTCACTCACCGTGTTGAAGTACTCGACACCAGTGGCTTCAAAGGCCCTTGCCACAGGCTGGGTTGTGGCCACACAGGCAACAGGGTGGCCGTTGCCAATGGACTTGCCCATGGTAACAATATCAGGGACAAAGTCTTCCCCCTGCAGCTGGAAGGCCCAGAAGTGCTTGCCCACTCGGCCAAAACCAACTTGGTTCTCATCCGCGACAAAGACTCCTCCGGCCTTGTGAATGTGCCTGTGGCAGAGGACAGATGGCTGACAGGGAGCTGTGAGGAGGGAGGTCAGACCAGGAGTCAGGAGGTTTGGGggctttgaatcctggctctgctagcagtaaggtggaggtgggggggggagtGGGGAGTCTTGGGCAAATGGCTGGCCTTCTCTGTGCCATTATTTCTGTAAGGGCTTTGTCTCAAAATTCTGGCGAGAAGGCCAGAATGAGTTGGGATTTGGATTGGAAGAGGTTGGGAGACCCCACTACAGCCTTGCCTTCCCTAGGGCAGACCATCTACTCACTCTGCCACTTGGGAGAAGTAGCCAGCAGGGGGGATGATCTGCCCTCCCACACTGGGCAGAGACTCAGCAAAGAAGGCTGCGATCTGTGGACGAGATGGATTTGGGAACGTCACCATGGAGGTGCTAAGTCATCAGCTCAGCACACCATACTACTCCTGGCTCAGTATGGGTCTAAGCAGGACAAGCCATCATCATTGCTATGTCCCTACTTTGGGCTCCATGTCCCATCTGAGGGTTTGTGATTCAGTTTTCTTTCAGGTTTCAAACCAAGTCTTACCACCTGGTTGCCTCCAGACTGCTTGTGTTTACTTGGCATGCCCCAAAATGAATTTGCTGATTTCTCTGCCATAAGCCTTCCCTGTCCCCTTTCTGGTGACCAGCACCACATCCCTCCTTCCTGTGCCCTACTGGTCAGCATAGCCCACTTCTCTGAACCCACTCTTTCCCCTCTGCCTGGACACACATGCCTCCTGGCAGACCTGCTTGTCTTGCCTCCTGCAGATGCCTTTGAACTGGATACTTCTTCCATCCCATCTGTCATGAGGCAGTCAGGGTAAATCTCTGCTCTGTTTAAAACCCTCCATCAACCCCTTTTGCTTACAGATGACTTTCCAACTGTGTTCTGCCTTAGAGCTGCTTCAGAGGCCATTGCTGAGGTGAGGGAAGGGCTGATAGGATGGGAAACTGGTCCCTTATCTCTGTTGCAACCAGAGAAattttagggttttgttttttgagacagtcttactttgttgtcctcagtacagtgtggtggcatcacagctcacagtaacctgaaactcttgggctcaagtgatccccttgcctcacccttgcacatagctgggactacaggtgcccaccacaacgttggctaattttttttttttttttgagacagagctcaagctatcacctgggtagagtgttgtcgtatcacagctcacagcaacctccaacgcctgggctcaagtgattctcctgcctctgcctcccaagtaactgggactacggttgcccgccacaacgcccggctatttttttttttggttgcagctgtcattgttgcttggcgggctcgggctggattcaaacccaccagctcaggagtatgtggctggcgccttagcctcttgagccacaagCGCAGAGCCAATgtcggctatttttaaagatgaggtttcgcagggcggcgcctgtggctcagtgagtagggcgccagccccatataccgagggtggcgggttcaaacccagccccggccaaactgcaacaaaaaaatagccgggcgttgtggcgggcgcctgtagtcccagctgctcgggaagctgaggcaagagaatcgcgtaagcccaagagttagaggttgctgtgagccgtgtgacgccacggcactctaccaagggcggtacagtgagactctgtttctacaaaaaaaaaaaaaaaaaaaaaaagatgaagtttcgctctggctcaggctggtcctgaacctgtgagctgaggcaatccacttgtctcggcctcccagagtgttaggattataggcgtgagccactgcgcctgtcCAAAATTTTAGGTTTTTATGAAGTGGCTGGAGAACCTCTGAAATACATGGGCTGGGCTTCTCTGGCCCTGCCCCCTGTCCTTCCTTGCCACACACCCTGTGTTTGGCTCTGCCACTCTTTCAGTGAAGCCTTCCACTACTCACCAATAGCCTCCCTTTACTGTCACAATAGGTGActtctctcctgcctctgcccctccaACACACTGCCCCACGAGGTCTCACTAGGGCCCTAACAGCCTCCTCCTTGTTACCTACCCTCAGGATGCCTTGTTCAATCCATTGTCCACACAGCACCCCACAGCCCACAGTGAGAGAACAGCCCAGCCCCTTGGGTCTTAAGACCTGCAGTGGTTCCTGTGGCCTTAAGCACATCATTGGGTCTTCTGGCCTCTGGTCCTGCCGGCCTCCAGGCTCATCTCCACCTTGGCCTGACCCTACACTCCAGCTCCTCACTCTGTGCAGGCCGCCTGCTCGGCAGgccttttctctgcttctccccAACTCCTTGGGAGCAGTCAGGTGGcacctccacacccacaccagtcCATCCCTGGGCACAGACAGCACTTCACTCTCTCCTACCCCGACCCCATACTACAGTCCTAGAGGGCAGGGCCTTGCTGCATTTTCCCTTTGGGTTATCTGCGTCTAGCACACCAGAAGTAACAACAATGGAGGTGACATTCACTCTTTGTTGGACTGCACAGGTGTGGCTGTGGTTACCTTCCTGCCCTTCTCCTGTGCACGGCTGACAACATGTTTCACCTCATTGGCATAGGCCATAGCTGGGTTGGGGTGGTCCTCCCGGTAGGGGCCTCGGTAGGTGTCTGGGAGAGGTGCCTGTGGGGAGGGACAGCACTGTGTCATCCAGGCTTGGGTGTGGGCACCGACCTTTTGCTGATTTGTTAAGTGCATACCACATGGACCCACTCCTTCTGGCCATCCAGGTGGCGGAACTTGTAGGGACTGATGTCAATCAGGGAGCTCAGATGACCATGGTAAGCACTGGGAAGGAGCAAAGGTGGGCTCAGGCCCAGGCGGCACACATGTCCTGGCCTGGCCCTGACCACTGTTGACCCACCTCTGAAGACACAGGGGGAGGCCAACTCTTCCTGCAAAGCTGCTTGCTGGCTGCAGAACAGAGGCTAATCATTCAACCTCTTTGGGTTCAATTTTCTCCACTATAAAATGGGGGGATTTCTCCTTCAAGGATATAATGCATTGCAGATGTGATGATGCTCCAAGTCTGGGCCTGTGTCTTGTGCACATCATGTACTCAGTACATGGAAACCACCGTTGGAACACTTTGGGTATCTAAAGGTTGTGGGACCTCTGGCTCCCTTAAGAAGCATTCTCTGCTACCAGAAGCCGCCCTCCCTTCCCAGTGGTGGACAACAGAGCCTCCAGGGAGGTGTCTCTGGGGTCTCCTACTTGCCATGTTCCCCTCCAGTGGCCCTGGCCCCTCAGCACTCACTGACCCCCCCATAAGCCCATGGCCCAGAAGTGGCAGGGCTGTGAGTTGCACTTACTGGTCTAACACTACCACGTCCTGGTGTCCTGTGTAGCAGCGAGCCAGCCTCAGGGCCAAGTCATTGGCTTCTGACCTACGACCAGAAGGTGGGCACGGCTCAGACAGTTGTTCAGCAGCTTCCCACAGAGACACCCTGAGGGCAGAAGATCCTCAGACATTATTCAGACAGCCACTTACTTATTCATTTGGTAAATATCAAACACCTCCTATGTGCTAGGAGCTGGGGACAAAAACAGTAGATAAAGAAGAGGGCTCTGGCCCTCCTAAAACTTTGTTGTAATACGCGtcatgaaaaccaaaaacaaagaagagtGATCGTTTCAATACTACTACAATGGATACACAGTGCTAAGGGAGATGAACCAGAGGGGGCCTACTTTAGACAGGGGGTTGTTATGGGCTGAACCATGTTTCCCCAAAACattatgttgaagccctaacctccagtacctcagaatggcctgtgtgtgtgtgactgtatttgaagataaggGCTTTAAAGAAGTGataaaagttaaaatgaggtcgTTAACGTGGGCCTTAATCCAAGCTGACTCATGTTCTTATAAGAGAAGGAGATCTGGACACAGAAACACCAGGGGTGGGTGCGTGCAAAAGACAGACCATGtggagacacagcaagaaggcggCCGTTTGTAAGACAAAGAGTGAGGCCTTAAGAAACCcaacctgccaacaccttgatcttggacttctagcttctaaactgtgaaaaataaagttctgttgTTTAGTCACTCAGACTGTAgaattttgttacagcagccctggcAGACCAATGCAGGAGTTAGGGAAGACCTCTATGAGGAGATGGCACCTGCCCTGAGTCCTGAGAAGTTTCCGGGCAGAGGAAGCAGTATGCACAAAGGCCCTGTGAAGGAAAAGAACTCAATGTGCTCAGGAAAACAAGAGAAGACATGCAAGGCCATGGCCCAaggagggcagggcaggaagaAGGGGGACATGCAGGGGCCACAGTCACAGGGCTGGGAAGGAAACTGGCTTTTCTTCTCAgtgccatgtgatgccacagcagagTGTTAATCAGGAAGGGGACATGGCTCAACTGCCATTTTAGGAGGCAGCCTCTGGCTGTATCCAATGGAGTAGAAGGGAATAAAAGTGGAAGTGAGAAGACTTGAGGGGAATGCCCAGGTGAGAGTGGTGGCCGTGGAGATGGGGAGAGGTGGATGGAGTTAAGAGATGTCCTAGAGATGGACAAGGCAGGACTGATGCAAGACCTTGTGCCTTGAGCAGATTGAGATGGTGTGTGTATGGAGTGGGGGCTTGTGCCTTGAGCAGAGATTCAGATGGTGTGTGTATGGAGTGGGGGCTTGTGCCTTGAGCAGAGATTGAGATGGTGTGTGTATGGAGTGGGGGCTTGTGCCTTGAGCAGAGATTGAGATGGTGTGTGTATGGAGTGGGGGCTTGTGCCTTGAGCAGAGATTCAGATGGTGTGTGTATGGAGTGGGGGCTTGTGCCTTGAGCAGAGATTGAGATGGTGTGTGTATGGAGTGGGGGCTTGTGCCTTGAGCAGAGATTCAGATGGTGTGTGTATGGAGTTGGGGCTTGTGCCTTGAGCAGAGATTGAGATGGTGTGTGTATGGAGTGGGGGCTTGTGCCTTGAGCAGAGATTCAGATGGTGTGTGTATGGAGTGGGGGCTTGTGCCTTGAGCAGAGATTTAGATGGTGTGTGTATGGAGTGGAGGCTTGTGCCTTGAGCAGAGATTTAGATGGTGATGCCTTTTATGAGGCAGGATGGGGTGGGGATGGATGGTCTTTTCAGGCAACTCTGGGGTAGGTGCCTGGGAATGTCAGGGAGAACAGGGCTATTATCCCACACTGGTGTTAGTGGAAGACCATCATCTCTTGATTGTCTTTTGGACTTGTGAAATTAGAGACTTTTGTCAGATGTCACGTGGGCAGTTAGAACCTTGAGTCTTGAACACATGGAAGTGTGTGGGCTTAAGACATAAATTTGGGAGTCACCAGTACATGGTGACTTAACAGTACTAAGGGAATGGATGGGCTCACCTACAAAGAGGGCTCAGAAAGAAAATGgcccaggcttggcgcctgtagctcagtggttagggtgccggccacatacactagggctggcaggttcacacctggcccccagcctgctaaacaacaacaacaaaaatagctgggtgttgtggcgggtacctgtagttccagctgcttgagagattgaggcaagagaattgcttaagcccagaagtttgaggttgctgtgagctgtgacgccatggcactctaccaagggcgacatagtgagactgtctcaaaaaaaaaaaaaaaaaaaagaaagaaaaatgacccaGGACCATCCCCAAGGAACAGAGGCGGCGGAATCTGCAAAGAAGACTGAGAAAGAGTTGGGGAGAACCAGAAGAACATGGTGCCCTGGGAGCAAGAGTTCTCAAAAAGCATTCCCAGAGAGTGGTGACTTTTTCAATTTTGCTGAGGGACAGAGTATGACAAGGCAGCAAAGAGATTCCTGGATTTGATAACATGGAAGTCACTGGAATCCACAGAGGATAAACATGGCGGAGCCAGCCAGCAAGCATGCCCTTTCCCCACTGCAGAGGAAGCTGTGGCTCCCGCACCCTGCTCCCCACTCTTCCCAGAGAGGTTACAGTTCTGGTTCCACCATTTCCTAGGCGGGTGACCCTGGACAAGTTAGTTCCTTCCTTTTAACtgctgtttccttatctgtaaaatgaagacagtAAATTCCACTTCCTAGGAATGATTTGGGGGAACTGATCAAAGCACTATGCAAATGGCAATGAGAATAATGAtttgttggaatgttctttcccaGATACGCTATGATCATCTGCCCATTTCTGTGTCCACTGCTACTCCCAATGTGACCATCACCTTTGACTTGGCTGCTAAATTGGCACCTAAGTGACTATTCTTGCTGTCTACCAGCCCGTATCACCTCCCTGATTGAAGCCCTCCAGTGGTGTCCCAATGCTCTTAGGATAAAGACAGCCTCCTCACCTGGCAATGAGGCCATGGGTGACAGGTCCTGCTTCCTTCCCCAGTGTCAACTCACATCCCCACTCCCTCACTGGCCTTTTTTCAGTTCAAGTGTGCCAGAGTATCATGCCCCATTCTGCTGCGGGGCCTTCGCACAGGCTATTCTGTGTGGTGATCAACCTTGACAAGAGTATGTCTGACGGAGTGGGCAGcacctttccttcttcctctcctagtTATCTCCTCTTCAGCTCTTAACATTACTtcttcagggaaggcttccctgaTGCTGCCAGAACAGGTCAGTCCCCCCAGTCCCCATCTTTAGGCCTTACCATTCCCTGTAATCTTCCTCTAGACAACAGCCCttctttgtaattttgttttgttttgtttttcttttttgttattttgtatttcttggaAGAATCACTTGATGTTTTTGCTCCGTACTGAGCAACCTGAGAGCAGGGATTCTGACTGTATCTATAAGGCAGATATTACCTCATTAAGCCTCAACAAAGATTCTGGAAGGCAGGTAATGGCATGCTTTACtaaaagacaaggaaactgaatCTTTTGGGAAAAGTACCAGGTCTGCGGCTAGGAAGAGCAGGAGCCTGGTGCAGTGAGGGCTGTCTCTTCCTGAAGTCCATACTTGGTCAGCTATACTCTGCTGGGCCCAAGTGATAACTCTCTTCCCTGTCATCTCACCCTTTTGCTGGGGGCTGGCAGCAGTCCACTTACCCAGAATTcaggaaataaaacacacagagCTTCTCTGGCAGGGTCTCTGACAGCCTCTGCGCGTAATCCACGATGTTGTCATGCAGGTATCGGCTGTTGGTGTTGAGCACCTGGTTCTGTTCATGTGCTGCTTGGACCACGAGAGGGTGGCAGTGCCCAACTGGAAGAGGGCCACCTCCATCACATGGCCGACTCTGATCAGCCAGTCCCACCAAGCCTCCCCCAACTCCAAACTGTAAACCCAGCCAGAGGAgatagggagggagagagaggtagAAAGAAGAGTCTGAaaatgggtgggtggggggatgcAAGTTTGGAAAGGGAGATCTAGAAAGGTGCCCCTGAGGAAGCCCATGTCATTAAGAATGACATGTCCAGAATTCTGCTTGACAAATGGAGATGGGTGGGAGGTGATTATCAATGGGTTTGACTTCACCAGTCAGTGGGAGCCAGAGGTAACACGGAGTGCCAGAGGCCAAGCATAACAGTCAGTGACATGGATTCAGAGctcaccatgtgccaggcacattcAAAACAAGTTAGGTACATGAAATAACACAATTCTCCAAAACACCTTGAGGTAGGTACCTAACATTATCATGTCTATTTTACAGACGAacaaactgaggtacagagaattAAGCAACTTGTCTAAGACCACAAAGTCACTAAGTGGTTGGGCATCTGAGCCCAAGCAGTCTGGGACTAGAGTCCCTGCTTTGAACCTTTGCTGAGTCACGGCCCCCTTTCTTTCGCAGCTCCACCCAGATGACGGAGTTcctacctcagtttccttgcccAGTGCCTGAGATGGGTCAGTGGGGTTAAAGCCTGCCATGACACTGACATCATGCTGCGTTGTTGGTCATAGCTGGGCTGTTTGCCACCCTCTGAGCACATCATCAGTCCCAAGTGGAACTGGCTCCACAGACCTAGATCTCTGACTTATGCCTGAATTAGCACAGCCTCTGGCTTTGAGGTTTCTACATCACAAATATCAGGCCTCCTGTGCACACAGATAACGCCTCAGCTCAACTGAACTTCTCTATACTTCTCTGCAACCTCAAGAACACCCTGGGTCCAGGTTCACAGCTTCAGCCTTCTCTCCTACCCTGCCAGCCTGAAGTATGATACTGACCGTGAGCCACATTGTTGATGCAATCGATGTATTCTGCCCCCTCTTCATCGTACATGTACTGCCCGTGGCCCCAGACAATCTTAACAGGATCCTCAGGGAAAAAGAGTCTGCAGGAAGAGCTGTGGGACGGGCAAGGAGGAGACAGCCATGTCTGAAAGCCTGAAGGAAGAAGTCTACCTGTTACAGACCTCTCCCACCCCTTCCTAGTTTGTGGAAAGGACAAAAGCTTGAAGGGCAAGGTGCTGCTTCCCTGCCTCCAGTCTCTCTTCTCCCCAGGTGGCTGTGAATGTGGAAACAGATGAGCTTAAGAAGTTgctgaagggcggtgcctgtagctcagtgggtagggcgccgaccccatataccgaaggcaacaaagtgagactgtctctaaaataaataaataaaataaataaaacaaaaaataaaaatagaaaaaaaagaagttacttaAACTTAAAATCATTTCTTAAGTCATTTTATGCCTCTGTGGCCTTGTTCATTTCTGAGCATACCTGCCATCAAGCCCTTGGAGCCTGGGAAAAGGTCTTTGCCCCAGACCCGCGTGGGTTCTGTAAGGCCACATTTGCTTGCTGGGATGGGTGGGACGGAAGGCACCCACGTTAGGTGGCTGACGCTCAGCCTTAAAGGCTTCTGACCAGCTGTCCCCACGAGGGGCCCGCCCT carries:
- the PHYKPL gene encoding 5-phosphohydroxy-L-lysine phospho-lyase isoform X2, with the protein product MAAERRGKADTLALRRRLLSSSCRLFFPEDPVKIVWGHGQYMYDEEGAEYIDCINNVAHAHEQNQVLNTNSRYLHDNIVDYAQRLSETLPEKLCVFYFLNSGVSLWEAAEQLSEPCPPSGRRSEANDLALRLARCYTGHQDVVVLDHAYHGHLSSLIDISPYKFRHLDGQKEWVHVAPLPDTYRGPYREDHPNPAMAYANEVKHVVSRAQEKGRKIAAFFAESLPSVGGQIIPPAGYFSQVAEHIHKAGGVFVADENQVGFGRVGKHFWAFQLQGEDFVPDIVTMGKSIGNGHPVACVATTQPVARAFEATGVEYFNTFGGSPVSCAVGLAVLDVLEKEQLQAHATCVGSFLMELLRQQKAKHPIIGDIRGVGLFIGVDLIKDEATRTPATEEADFLVSRLKENYILLSTDGPGRNVLKFKPPMCFSLDNAQHVVAKLDAILTDMEKKVKSCETLRLQP
- the PHYKPL gene encoding 5-phosphohydroxy-L-lysine phospho-lyase isoform X1, translated to MAAERRGKADTLALRRRLLSSSCRLFFPEDPVKIVWGHGQYMYDEEGAEYIDCINNVAHVGHCHPLVVQAAHEQNQVLNTNSRYLHDNIVDYAQRLSETLPEKLCVFYFLNSGVSLWEAAEQLSEPCPPSGRRSEANDLALRLARCYTGHQDVVVLDHAYHGHLSSLIDISPYKFRHLDGQKEWVHVAPLPDTYRGPYREDHPNPAMAYANEVKHVVSRAQEKGRKIAAFFAESLPSVGGQIIPPAGYFSQVAEHIHKAGGVFVADENQVGFGRVGKHFWAFQLQGEDFVPDIVTMGKSIGNGHPVACVATTQPVARAFEATGVEYFNTFGGSPVSCAVGLAVLDVLEKEQLQAHATCVGSFLMELLRQQKAKHPIIGDIRGVGLFIGVDLIKDEATRTPATEEADFLVSRLKENYILLSTDGPGRNVLKFKPPMCFSLDNAQHVVAKLDAILTDMEKKVKSCETLRLQP
- the PHYKPL gene encoding 5-phosphohydroxy-L-lysine phospho-lyase isoform X3, yielding MAAERRGKADTLALRRRLLSSSCRLFFPEDPVKIVWGHGQYMYDEEGAEYIDCINNVAHVGHCHPLVVQAAHEQNQVLNTNSRYLHDNIVDYAQRLSETLPEKLCVFYFLNSGSEANDLALRLARCYTGHQDVVVLDHAYHGHLSSLIDISPYKFRHLDGQKEWVHVAPLPDTYRGPYREDHPNPAMAYANEVKHVVSRAQEKGRKIAAFFAESLPSVGGQIIPPAGYFSQVAEHIHKAGGVFVADENQVGFGRVGKHFWAFQLQGEDFVPDIVTMGKSIGNGHPVACVATTQPVARAFEATGVEYFNTFGGSPVSCAVGLAVLDVLEKEQLQAHATCVGSFLMELLRQQKAKHPIIGDIRGVGLFIGVDLIKDEATRTPATEEADFLVSRLKENYILLSTDGPGRNVLKFKPPMCFSLDNAQHVVAKLDAILTDMEKKVKSCETLRLQP
- the PHYKPL gene encoding 5-phosphohydroxy-L-lysine phospho-lyase isoform X5 yields the protein MAAERRGKADTLALRRRLLSKQMWPYRTHAGLGQRPFPRLQGLDGRVSLWEAAEQLSEPCPPSGRRSEANDLALRLARCYTGHQDVVVLDHAYHGHLSSLIDISPYKFRHLDGQKEWVHVAPLPDTYRGPYREDHPNPAMAYANEVKHVVSRAQEKGRKIAAFFAESLPSVGGQIIPPAGYFSQVAEHIHKAGGVFVADENQVGFGRVGKHFWAFQLQGEDFVPDIVTMGKSIGNGHPVACVATTQPVARAFEATGVEYFNTFGGSPVSCAVGLAVLDVLEKEQLQAHATCVGSFLMELLRQQKAKHPIIGDIRGVGLFIGVDLIKDEATRTPATEEADFLVSRLKENYILLSTDGPGRNVLKFKPPMCFSLDNAQHVVAKLDAILTDMEKKVKSCETLRLQP
- the PHYKPL gene encoding 5-phosphohydroxy-L-lysine phospho-lyase isoform X4; protein product: MYDEEGAEYIDCINNVAHVGHCHPLVVQAAHEQNQVLNTNSRYLHDNIVDYAQRLSETLPEKLCVFYFLNSGVSLWEAAEQLSEPCPPSGRRSEANDLALRLARCYTGHQDVVVLDHAYHGHLSSLIDISPYKFRHLDGQKEWVHVAPLPDTYRGPYREDHPNPAMAYANEVKHVVSRAQEKGRKIAAFFAESLPSVGGQIIPPAGYFSQVAEHIHKAGGVFVADENQVGFGRVGKHFWAFQLQGEDFVPDIVTMGKSIGNGHPVACVATTQPVARAFEATGVEYFNTFGGSPVSCAVGLAVLDVLEKEQLQAHATCVGSFLMELLRQQKAKHPIIGDIRGVGLFIGVDLIKDEATRTPATEEADFLVSRLKENYILLSTDGPGRNVLKFKPPMCFSLDNAQHVVAKLDAILTDMEKKVKSCETLRLQP
- the PHYKPL gene encoding 5-phosphohydroxy-L-lysine phospho-lyase isoform X6, whose product is MAAERRGKADTLALRRRLLSSSCRLFFPEDPVKIVWGHGQYMYDEEGAEYIDCINNVAHVGHCHPLVVQAAHEQNQVLNTNSRYLHDNIVDYAQRLSETLPEKLCVFYFLNSGVSLWEAAEQLSEPCPPSGRRSEANDLALRLARCYTGHQDVVVLDHAYHGHLSSLIDISPYKFRHLDGQKEWVHVAPLPDTYRGPYREDHPNPAMAYANEVKHVVSRAQEKGRKFGGSPVSCAVGLAVLDVLEKEQLQAHATCVGSFLMELLRQQKAKHPIIGDIRGVGLFIGVDLIKDEATRTPATEEADFLVSRLKENYILLSTDGPGRNVLKFKPPMCFSLDNAQHVVAKLDAILTDMEKKVKSCETLRLQP